A genome region from Akkermansiaceae bacterium includes the following:
- a CDS encoding peroxiredoxin — protein MKPKLGEMAPDFRATVVDGENETELSLADLRGETVVLVFYPKDNTPGCTIQACSLRDHWDEIKGKARVFGVSADSVASHRKFIAKRDLPYPLIADVDKAIAEAYGVWVQKSMMGKKFMGVERSTFVIAPDGKIAAVLEKVSPLKHTALLSEILG, from the coding sequence ATGAAACCGAAGCTTGGGGAGATGGCACCGGATTTCCGGGCGACTGTGGTTGACGGGGAAAATGAAACAGAGCTTTCCCTCGCGGATCTTCGCGGGGAGACAGTGGTGCTGGTTTTCTACCCCAAAGACAATACGCCGGGCTGCACGATACAGGCGTGCTCGCTGCGGGATCATTGGGATGAGATCAAGGGCAAGGCGCGGGTTTTCGGAGTGAGCGCGGATAGTGTTGCGAGCCACCGGAAGTTCATTGCGAAGAGGGATTTGCCCTACCCGCTCATCGCGGATGTGGACAAGGCGATCGCGGAGGCATACGGGGTGTGGGTGCAGAAATCGATGATGGGAAAAAAATTCATGGGGGTAGAGCGGAGCACTTTCGTGATCGCCCCGGATGGAAAAATCGCGGCGGTGCTGGAGAAGGTCTCGCCGCTGAAGCACACAGCACTGCTT
- a CDS encoding transposase, with product MASATPAASPTPAASSPTSAKPHPKSPSPSCYTSSASITSKSKPARPPRHPPAANSYAAPAAAPIADKLHRFVLAERQRHLPGSDVAQAINYTLNQWHKILVCFEDGALELDTNLVENMIRPTKLGMKNWMFFGSLEAGENNALIYTLLANCRAQGLDPEDYLVEVLKRLPHDATPEQASALTPARIAAERKAKAETKAEAEQVA from the coding sequence ATGGCCTCCGCCACGCCGGCTGCCTCGCCCACACCCGCCGCAAGTTCACCGACCTCGGCAAAGCCACACCCGAAGTCACCGTCCCCATCCTGCTATACATCCAGCGCATCTATCACATCGAAAAGCAAACCCGCCAGACCGCCGCGCCACCCGCCTGCCGCGAACTCATACGCCGCGCCCGCAGCCGCCCCCATCGCCGATAAGCTCCACCGCTTCGTCCTCGCGGAACGCCAGCGGCACCTCCCCGGCAGCGATGTGGCTCAAGCCATCAACTACACCCTCAACCAGTGGCACAAGATCCTCGTCTGCTTCGAGGACGGAGCGCTCGAGCTCGACACCAACCTCGTCGAGAACATGATCCGCCCCACCAAGCTGGGCATGAAAAACTGGATGTTCTTCGGCAGTCTCGAGGCCGGGGAAAACAACGCCCTAATCTACACCCTGCTGGCCAACTGCCGCGCCCAAGGCCTCGATCCCGAGGATTACCTTGTCGAAGTCCTCAAGCGGCTGCCTCACGATGCCACCCCCGAGCAAGCCTCCGCGCTAACCCCGGCCCGAATCGCCGCCGAGCGCAAAGCCAAGGCCGAAACGAAAGCCGAAGCCGAGCAAGTCGCCTGA
- the tnpB gene encoding IS66 family insertion sequence element accessory protein TnpB, whose amino-acid sequence MLNLTANSLKVFLALDPCDMRKSFNGLQQLASDHLQGTPAARDFLFVFTNKRRNRLKILYFDGTGTWVAAKRLEKGRFSWPVPSEPGQRRIKLHAEALQLLINGVDLRGAAFKPWYERPE is encoded by the coding sequence GTGCTGAACCTCACTGCCAACTCCCTCAAGGTCTTCCTCGCCCTCGATCCCTGCGACATGCGCAAATCCTTCAACGGCCTCCAGCAACTCGCCTCCGACCATCTCCAGGGCACTCCGGCAGCACGGGACTTCCTTTTCGTCTTCACCAACAAGCGCCGCAACCGCCTGAAAATCCTCTATTTCGATGGCACCGGCACATGGGTCGCGGCCAAACGACTGGAGAAAGGCCGTTTCAGCTGGCCGGTTCCCAGCGAGCCGGGCCAGCGCCGCATCAAGCTCCACGCCGAGGCTTTGCAGCTTCTCATCAACGGCGTGGATCTTCGCGGAGCCGCCTTCAAGCCATGGTATGAGCGCCCGGAATAA
- the lptB gene encoding LPS export ABC transporter ATP-binding protein: MIHDPGSTCTDTANAVLSAQGLRKTYGGRAVVDGVCVTVRPREIVGLMGPNGAGKTTSFYMIAGLIPAEGGTVHLNGQDISKLPMHRRARLGLGYLPQEESVFRKLSVLDNLLAILETRPGLSRSDQKERAHDLLARFGITKLAKSLAITLSGGEKRRLAIARSLCSDPRVLMLDEPFAGIDPLAVEDIQRIVRELREKDGLAILITDHSVRETLSITDRAFLIHDGRVILEGPSSELVNDPIARKHYLGEDFRM; encoded by the coding sequence ATGATCCACGATCCCGGCTCCACCTGCACAGACACCGCCAACGCCGTCCTCTCCGCCCAAGGCCTGCGTAAAACCTACGGCGGGCGCGCCGTCGTCGATGGCGTCTGCGTCACCGTGCGCCCCAGGGAAATCGTCGGCCTCATGGGGCCCAACGGCGCGGGGAAAACCACCTCCTTCTACATGATCGCCGGGCTCATCCCGGCGGAGGGCGGCACCGTCCATCTCAACGGCCAGGACATTTCCAAGCTGCCCATGCACCGCCGCGCACGCCTCGGCCTCGGCTATCTCCCCCAGGAGGAATCCGTGTTCCGCAAGCTCTCCGTCCTCGACAACCTCCTCGCCATCCTTGAGACCCGCCCCGGACTCTCCCGCTCGGACCAGAAAGAGCGGGCCCACGATCTCCTGGCCCGCTTCGGCATCACCAAGCTCGCCAAATCCCTCGCCATCACCCTTTCCGGCGGAGAGAAACGCCGCCTCGCCATCGCCCGTTCGCTTTGCTCGGATCCCCGTGTGCTCATGCTCGACGAGCCCTTCGCCGGCATCGATCCGCTCGCCGTCGAGGACATCCAGCGCATCGTCCGCGAGCTGCGCGAAAAGGACGGCCTCGCAATCCTCATCACGGACCACTCCGTACGCGAGACCCTCTCGATCACGGACCGCGCCTTCCTCATCCACGATGGCCGCGTCATCCTGGAAGGCCCGTCCTCGGAGCTCGTCAACGACCCCATCGCCCGCAAGCACTACCTCGGCGAGGATTTCAGGATGTAA